In Ancylomarina subtilis, the genomic stretch GGATACCTGAGGTGTCTTTGTCGATACGATGAACCAAACCTGGACGCGGATCTGTTGAATTAAACAGAGGCAAATTCTTAAGATGAAAGGCTAAGGCATTCACCAGTGTCCCTGAGTAGTGCCCATATGACGGGTGTACCACCATGCCTGGATTCTTATTCACAATAATGAACGAATCATCTTCGTAAACAATATTCAAAGGAATATCCTCAGCAATAATTTCGATTTCTCGTGGCGGATAGCTCAGTACGATTGTGACAACATCATGTGGCTTTACCTTGTAGTTGCGTTTCACAACAACATCGTTGACAAAAATATTGCCGTTATTGGCTGACTCTTGAATTTTATTTCGCGATGCATTTTGCATGCGATCAACCAGGTATTTGTCAATTCTTAATGGCGTTTGGCCAGGATCGACTTCAAAACGGAAATGTTCGAAAGCTTCCTGATTTGGATTTTCATCCCCAATATTATCGAATTCTAAATTTTCTTCTTCTTGCATTATATCTAATTCTGTATAATCTATTTCAATAACTGACTTTCAAAATACGCTTTAGCATCTTTTATTTTGATACTGTCAGTCGTCAACCAAATATTGATTCTGCTACCTGGTGCAATCTTGGAGTTCTCATCATAAGCATTTGATTGCTGATAAACCTGTGCATTCAATGAATCCGATAAGTTTCTCACCGAATTGTCGAAATTCACTCGTCCAATATTTAAATTTGATAGTATGATACGCTCTTGTGCATCAGCGTAATATTTTCCGATTAATTCCGGAGTTCTTACTTTCACGTTTTTCCCTTTTCCCAAAACGAGATCGATGCTTGATCCTTTATCAATTAAATCGCCCTGTTTAATTGAATCACCTTTAAATTTGGGGTATAAAACCAGATTGTAGTAGTCGTAATCGACGTAATCGAGCGTGCCAATTTTAAAACCATTGGTGATTAATATTTCGTAGGCCTGTCTAAATGAATTGGCAACCAAATTCGGGAATCTGACTTGTTCCGGTTTTTGTGAATTGATGGTTAAAAATAAATTTCGATTGCGTTTTACCAAGGCGTTTGCTTTTGGACTTTGGTCGAGAATGCAACCAGCAGGTAGGTTGGGATTGTAAACCGAGTCGTAAACGGTATAGCGTAATTTCGTTTCTTTTATTAGGTCTGTGCCTTTCTCTAAACTAAGGCTATATAGGTTTGGAACTTTAATTTCTTCACCA encodes the following:
- a CDS encoding PASTA domain-containing protein is translated as MRLKQFLKSKTFYKHLGLSILITGALLWITLQSLSLYTNHGEEIKVPNLYSLSLEKGTDLIKETKLRYTVYDSVYNPNLPAGCILDQSPKANALVKRNRNLFLTINSQKPEQVRFPNLVANSFRQAYEILITNGFKIGTLDYVDYDYYNLVLYPKFKGDSIKQGDLIDKGSSIDLVLGKGKNVKVRTPELIGKYYADAQERIILSNLNIGRVNFDNSVRNLSDSLNAQVYQQSNAYDENSKIAPGSRINIWLTTDSIKIKDAKAYFESQLLK